In the Candidatus Bathyarchaeia archaeon genome, AGCTCTTCGGGGGTGGCTTCTGCAAGTTTCTCTTTGGAATCAATCTTTGCGCCCACCACCAGCAACTCTGCAACTTGCTCGTCAACACCTTCTACGCCTGCGATGTTACTTTTCACCATCAACTTTGCCATACTGATGAATTCAGTTGCTTTCTTGCTGGAAATCTTAGCTTTAGATAAGTCCTGCGGGGCTGCCAACGCCAAATCACTTACCGTGGCGATTCCAAGGTCGCGCAATTTGGCACCTAAAATTGGACCGATACCCTCAACAGATTCGACAGGACGTGTGCTTGATATGGGTTTAACCGCGAGCGGGATGGGGCGCAGAGTCAAGTTTAGGGTGCTCATCAAGTTGGGGTCAATTTCGCCTTGTTTTGTGGGCAAGGCAAACATGGTTTTTTCGCCTTCTTGGGTGACGACAGCTTTGAGTTGTAAGGTGAAGTCTGAAAGCACGAAGGTTGTGGAGCGTTCTTGGCTCATGGCAAAATCGTGGACGCGCAGAAGGTCTT is a window encoding:
- a CDS encoding DUF4332 domain-containing protein — encoded protein: MSDEKNEKTSTANRVAAATGFAAKLDSGTLITSLQKDLLRVHDFAMSQERSTTFVLSDFTLQLKAVVTQEGEKTMFALPTKQGEIDPNLMSTLNLTLRPIPLAVKPISSTRPVESVEGIGPILGAKLRDLGIATVSDLALAAPQDLSKAKISSKKATEFISMAKLMVKSNIAGVEGVDEQVAELLVVGAKIDSKEKLAEATPEELTAILTNAVKEGIVKVPKSFKLSVDDSARWVESAKTLVDKSRAQ